In Xenorhabdus poinarii G6, the following are encoded in one genomic region:
- a CDS encoding SDR family NAD(P)-dependent oxidoreductase, which produces MIQGLDSKVIIITGAGSGIGLSTATAFLSAGARVIAGDINLSQLLSLPVNDKLVPCEFDVCNLDNINEVVKNVIERYGSIDVLVNNAASVQPRKGFLDVKDEDWHTTIDINLLGYIRMARAVLPYMQSRKRGVLLHIASEAALMPNMNLPDYSILKSAVLSLSKVISREFGKDGIRSNVVSPAFVRTAVYDKSGGLGDELERKYKIGREEAIQRYTEDVGVAVGRLGKPDEVASLLLFLASDAAAFITGANYLVDGGVTPFI; this is translated from the coding sequence ATGATACAAGGCCTTGATAGCAAAGTTATCATTATCACTGGAGCAGGCTCTGGTATAGGATTATCTACAGCGACTGCATTTTTATCTGCGGGAGCTCGAGTAATTGCTGGGGATATTAACCTTAGCCAATTACTTAGCCTTCCAGTTAATGACAAATTAGTACCTTGTGAATTTGATGTTTGCAATTTGGATAATATCAATGAGGTAGTAAAAAACGTTATTGAACGTTATGGTTCGATTGATGTTTTGGTCAATAATGCTGCATCAGTTCAGCCCCGAAAAGGTTTCCTTGATGTCAAGGATGAAGATTGGCATACCACCATTGATATCAATCTTCTTGGTTATATCAGAATGGCTAGAGCTGTTCTACCTTATATGCAGAGTAGGAAAAGGGGTGTCTTACTCCACATAGCCTCAGAAGCGGCTCTAATGCCGAACATGAACTTACCTGACTACAGCATTCTGAAATCTGCTGTACTCTCATTATCAAAGGTAATTTCCCGTGAATTCGGGAAAGATGGCATTAGATCTAATGTCGTATCACCGGCCTTTGTGCGCACCGCTGTTTATGACAAGTCGGGGGGATTAGGAGACGAACTTGAGCGGAAATATAAAATTGGTCGGGAAGAAGCAATCCAGCGTTATACAGAGGATGTGGGGGTTGCTGTAGGTCGATTAGGTAAACCGGATGAAGTTGCATCACTTCTCCTATTTCTCGCATCGGATGCTGCGGCATTTATCACTGGCGCAAATTATCTCGTTGACGGTGGGGTTACTCCTTTTATTTAG
- a CDS encoding dihydrofolate reductase family protein, with amino-acid sequence MSKLVYYVASSMDGYIATQQHQLDWLENFTLGDDATPYDDFYQTIGAVIMGRETYHWIIKNASGDWPYQNIPAFIMTSRDLPIPPGLDITLVQGEARVIAAQAKCASRGQNVWLVGGGKTAAYFAEAGELQQLFITTIPVFIGSGVEVLPVSHNVNVTPKVQRILQSGAIECISDINI; translated from the coding sequence ATGTCGAAGCTAGTTTATTACGTTGCCTCTAGCATGGATGGCTATATTGCCACTCAACAACACCAGTTAGACTGGTTAGAAAATTTCACGCTGGGGGATGATGCGACGCCCTACGATGACTTCTATCAGACTATTGGGGCGGTGATCATGGGGCGCGAGACCTATCATTGGATCATAAAAAACGCGTCCGGTGATTGGCCTTATCAAAATATTCCCGCTTTTATCATGACCAGTCGAGATTTACCGATACCCCCGGGTCTGGATATAACACTTGTGCAAGGAGAAGCTCGTGTTATCGCCGCACAAGCAAAGTGCGCCTCTAGGGGACAGAACGTTTGGCTGGTTGGTGGTGGAAAAACGGCAGCTTATTTTGCCGAGGCTGGTGAGCTGCAACAACTGTTTATCACTACCATCCCTGTTTTCATTGGTTCCGGCGTTGAGGTACTCCCTGTCAGTCATAATGTGAATGTGACCCCCAAAGTCCAGCGCATTTTGCAAAGTGGTGCGATAGAATGTATTTCTGATATAAACATCTAA
- the raiA gene encoding ribosome-associated translation inhibitor RaiA — MLMNITSKQMEITPAIRSHIEDRLNKLGKWQVNLINPHIVLSKEPQGFLVDATIGTPNGTLVASAKHEDMYTAINELLTKLERQLNKVQHKAEGRRADNSVKESNLNLEV; from the coding sequence ATGTTAATGAACATTACCAGCAAACAAATGGAAATTACCCCCGCAATTCGTAGCCATATAGAAGACCGTCTAAATAAGTTGGGTAAATGGCAAGTCAATCTCATTAATCCACATATCGTACTCTCAAAAGAACCACAAGGATTCCTGGTTGATGCGACAATTGGGACCCCCAATGGCACATTAGTGGCGAGTGCCAAACATGAGGATATGTACACTGCTATCAATGAGTTGCTGACAAAATTAGAGCGTCAGCTCAATAAGGTGCAGCATAAAGCAGAAGGGCGACGCGCAGATAATAGTGTTAAAGAGTCTAATCTCAACTTAGAAGTATAA
- a CDS encoding DNA-3-methyladenine glycosylase 2 has translation MSRDKRLNGNFFIWVKTTKMTSIKTNMQNCNVKKNITYPLSDAYDWEHFLSFQQKRLVEGMEWIRDKTYGRTFNSLNYRGYFEICPTKKGMSLSIQVNNPRFFEQVYQRIIKMFDLNVNLTYVEDFLSRQYPEIGISKGLRIPGVFSEFEAGLRAICGQQITVSAATKLFNQLVHRFGYMDNDGLVYMPLPIDMINSDLTVLKTVNSKKQTILALARWFMENDPESPDYDINNILSIKGVGPWTLNYIKLRANKDPDIWMGADLGIKKAIKKYDNFDHKNSCPWRSYLSIQLWNLI, from the coding sequence ATGAGTAGAGATAAGAGATTGAATGGTAATTTTTTCATTTGGGTGAAAACAACGAAGATGACGTCTATAAAAACCAATATGCAAAATTGCAACGTGAAAAAAAACATAACTTACCCCCTCAGCGATGCGTATGATTGGGAACATTTCTTATCATTTCAGCAAAAACGGCTCGTTGAAGGAATGGAATGGATACGAGACAAAACGTATGGCAGAACGTTTAACTCGCTAAACTATAGGGGGTATTTTGAAATATGTCCCACTAAAAAAGGCATGTCGCTATCCATTCAAGTAAATAACCCCCGTTTTTTCGAACAGGTGTATCAAAGAATTATCAAAATGTTTGATTTGAATGTCAATTTAACATACGTAGAAGATTTTCTTTCTAGACAATATCCTGAAATAGGCATATCAAAAGGCTTAAGAATACCGGGGGTATTTAGTGAATTTGAAGCTGGCTTAAGGGCAATTTGTGGACAACAAATCACGGTATCTGCCGCAACCAAATTATTTAATCAATTAGTACACCGTTTCGGCTATATGGATAACGATGGTCTTGTTTATATGCCATTGCCTATTGACATGATAAACAGTGATTTGACGGTGCTAAAAACAGTCAACAGCAAAAAACAGACTATCCTTGCTCTGGCAAGGTGGTTTATGGAAAACGATCCCGAATCTCCTGACTACGATATCAATAATATCCTGTCAATAAAAGGCGTTGGCCCTTGGACACTGAACTATATCAAACTAAGAGCAAATAAGGATCCCGATATATGGATGGGGGCTGATTTGGGAATTAAGAAAGCAATAAAAAAATACGACAATTTCGATCATAAGAATTCCTGTCCTTGGCGCAGTTATTTGTCCATCCAATTATGGAATTTGATTTAG
- the pheA gene encoding bifunctional chorismate mutase/prephenate dehydratase produces the protein MERDLVNLREEISKVDADLLVLLAKRRELAVNIARTKLLDHRPIRDKNRERELLNILIDKGKSRGLDGFYITRLFQMIIEDSVLTQQALLQQHLNQTADDSARITFLGPKGSYSHIAARQFAARHFSQLIECSCHKFSDIFSLVEIGQADYGILPLENTSSGAINEVYDLLQQTPLSLVGEITLPINHCLLIAGHTDISTIKTVYSHSQPFQQCSQYLNKYPDWKIVYCESTAAAMQKVAELNSPEVAALGSEAGGALYGLHVLENDLANQQENSTRFIVVSRKPIDVSDQVPAKTTFIMSTGQQAGALVDVLIILKKHGIPMSKLESRPINGKPWEEMFYIDVQTNLRSMKMQQALKELTEITRLLKVLGSYPSENIIPVDPV, from the coding sequence ATGGAACGAGATTTAGTTAACTTACGAGAAGAAATTAGCAAGGTTGATGCTGATTTGCTGGTTTTACTCGCTAAGCGGCGGGAGTTAGCCGTTAACATCGCCCGAACAAAATTGCTCGATCATCGCCCTATCCGGGATAAAAATCGAGAGCGGGAACTATTAAATATATTAATAGATAAAGGGAAATCACGCGGATTAGACGGTTTTTATATTACCCGACTATTTCAGATGATCATCGAAGATTCTGTGCTCACTCAACAAGCTTTATTACAGCAACACCTGAATCAGACCGCTGACGATTCTGCCCGCATTACTTTTCTGGGGCCAAAAGGTTCATATTCTCATATTGCCGCTCGTCAATTTGCCGCCCGTCATTTCAGTCAGTTAATTGAGTGTAGTTGCCATAAATTTTCAGATATTTTCTCATTGGTTGAGATTGGTCAGGCTGATTATGGCATTCTTCCGTTGGAAAATACCAGTTCAGGGGCAATCAACGAAGTTTATGATTTATTGCAACAGACGCCTTTATCCCTTGTTGGCGAAATTACTCTCCCCATCAACCATTGTCTTTTGATTGCCGGACATACTGATATCTCAACGATCAAAACCGTTTACAGCCACTCACAGCCTTTTCAACAATGCAGTCAATATCTCAATAAATATCCCGACTGGAAGATTGTCTACTGTGAAAGCACAGCGGCTGCGATGCAAAAAGTTGCTGAACTCAATTCGCCAGAAGTTGCTGCTTTAGGAAGTGAGGCGGGTGGGGCGCTGTATGGATTACATGTTTTAGAAAACGATCTGGCAAATCAGCAAGAAAATAGTACTCGCTTTATCGTTGTTTCCCGTAAGCCTATTGATGTTTCTGATCAAGTGCCAGCCAAAACCACGTTTATCATGTCAACTGGACAGCAAGCAGGCGCACTGGTCGATGTACTTATTATTTTAAAGAAACATGGTATCCCCATGAGTAAATTAGAATCTCGCCCGATAAATGGGAAACCGTGGGAAGAGATGTTTTATATTGATGTGCAAACCAATCTACGTTCCATGAAAATGCAACAGGCATTGAAAGAACTTACAGAAATTACTCGTTTACTGAAAGTGTTGGGATCTTATCCATCCGAAAATATTATTCCTGTCGATCCTGTTTGA
- a CDS encoding AEC family transporter — protein sequence MLNVFLSILPIFLLIVIGFLSKLYIKDVKVFWGFSDKFVYYLFFPALLILDISEANFSGADNFHPIMATIISTIIIALIIFIVKFFVKIPPALFTSIFQGGIRYNSYVFIALSQSLFGSEGVALSGFFVAYMIILTNIMSVLVMNHYGTGSKKNLSSAVLALAKNPLIIGAVLGVVMNILNIHITGALKQLFLYLANAATPLSLMSVGAGLIISMHIHQMISIFYTTLLKLVAMPLITIALVKYFGASGLPASIAILYSAVPCAGNAYILARQMGGNHEVMASIITWTTLLSIITLSLMLGSVTV from the coding sequence ATGTTGAACGTTTTCTTATCCATACTTCCGATTTTTTTACTCATCGTTATAGGATTCTTATCTAAGTTATATATTAAGGATGTTAAGGTATTTTGGGGATTTTCTGATAAATTTGTTTACTATCTTTTTTTTCCTGCGCTATTGATATTAGATATTAGCGAGGCAAATTTTAGCGGTGCGGATAATTTTCACCCCATTATGGCGACCATCATTTCAACGATAATTATCGCGCTCATTATATTTATCGTTAAGTTTTTTGTGAAAATACCTCCGGCGCTTTTTACCTCAATTTTTCAAGGAGGAATTAGATATAATTCTTATGTGTTTATCGCCCTTTCCCAATCCCTGTTTGGCAGTGAAGGCGTTGCGCTATCTGGTTTTTTTGTTGCCTATATGATCATTTTAACGAATATCATGAGTGTATTAGTGATGAATCATTACGGTACTGGTAGCAAAAAGAACCTCAGTAGCGCTGTGTTAGCGTTGGCTAAAAACCCGTTGATTATCGGTGCCGTGTTGGGCGTTGTGATGAATATACTCAATATCCATATTACGGGGGCACTCAAGCAACTTTTCCTGTATTTGGCGAATGCAGCGACGCCATTGAGTTTAATGTCGGTTGGGGCAGGGCTGATTATTAGTATGCATATCCACCAAATGATTTCTATTTTTTATACCACGCTGCTCAAGCTGGTTGCAATGCCACTCATTACCATTGCTCTGGTGAAATATTTTGGTGCTTCTGGACTCCCTGCCAGTATTGCGATTCTCTATTCTGCCGTTCCCTGTGCGGGGAACGCTTATATTTTGGCTCGGCAAATGGGAGGGAATCATGAAGTGATGGCATCCATTATCACCTGGACAACCTTACTGTCGATTATCACCTTGAGTTTGATGCTGGGTAGTGTGACCGTTTGA
- a CDS encoding SDR family oxidoreductase — protein sequence MSYSMLNGLKGKRVVVTGGGRDFGQAISVWLAREGAHVDLCARQLASAEATCDIIHNEGGSARSYQCDISDAQSVSVFAEKLLRDDLPIDILILSAAQWLEGHLSDEDSDAEIISTINSGATGSILLTKALLPSLRKSQGADIIAMVSVCGISHFTQSVAHPAFFAAKHAMSGFCQNISPQLSKDNIRVTGIYPPDFEVNDFDEVLDDHKTMRQQLLNGRSIWETIRFVLSQPRSCHISEIYFQGPTREELVLSL from the coding sequence ATGTCTTACAGTATGCTGAATGGCTTGAAAGGTAAGCGGGTTGTCGTGACCGGAGGTGGCCGTGACTTTGGTCAAGCCATCTCTGTTTGGTTGGCGCGTGAAGGCGCTCATGTTGATCTTTGTGCCCGCCAATTAGCCAGTGCCGAAGCCACTTGTGACATCATTCACAATGAAGGTGGTAGCGCCAGAAGTTATCAATGTGATATTAGTGATGCGCAATCGGTGAGTGTTTTTGCCGAGAAGTTGCTGCGAGATGACCTGCCTATCGATATCCTGATCCTGAGTGCTGCGCAATGGCTGGAAGGTCATCTGAGTGATGAAGACAGCGACGCGGAGATTATCAGTACCATCAATTCGGGAGCGACCGGCTCGATATTATTGACGAAAGCGTTATTGCCGAGTTTGCGTAAATCGCAGGGTGCCGATATTATTGCCATGGTTTCAGTCTGCGGTATTTCTCACTTTACCCAATCTGTCGCGCATCCCGCATTTTTTGCTGCCAAACATGCCATGAGTGGTTTTTGCCAAAATATTTCTCCCCAATTAAGCAAAGACAATATCCGGGTAACGGGGATTTATCCTCCGGATTTCGAAGTTAATGATTTTGATGAAGTATTGGATGATCATAAAACGATGAGGCAGCAATTACTGAATGGGCGTTCAATCTGGGAAACCATACGGTTTGTGCTTTCCCAACCCCGTAGCTGCCATATTAGCGAAATTTACTTCCAAGGCCCGACTCGTGAGGAGTTAGTACTATCGTTGTAG
- a CDS encoding NAD-dependent succinate-semialdehyde dehydrogenase, translating into MTSHLDTELAVQQAYINGQWLDADNKTTFKVTNPANGEIIANVSDLGATETQRAIEAANNALPAWRALPAKQRSQKLKQWFELILHHQDKLAEILSTEQGKPYAEAMGEIAYGASFIEWFAEEGKRTYGETLPSPIPGRRLATIKQPIGVVAAITPWNFPHAMITRKVAPALAAGCTVVLKPAAETPLSALALAVLAEQAGLPAGVLNIVTGMDAKAIGEVLTSSPIVRKLSFTGSTRVGKLLMAQCADTVKKLSLELGGNAPFIVFDDADLDAAVEGAMAVKFRNSGQTCVCANRILVQERIYDAFAERLAHAVKQLNVGPAIDPASQQGPLINQAAVEKVQAHISDAVSNGARILAGGTPHALGGLFFEPTVLIDVTEAMQVAHEETFGPLAPLLKFGDEAEAIRIANDTEFGLAAYFYSRDIGRIYRVAEALESGMVGINEGLISNEIAPFGGIKQSGLGREGSRYGIEDYLEVKYLCFGGLDAKGNESPMR; encoded by the coding sequence ATGACAAGTCATCTGGATACAGAATTGGCAGTCCAACAGGCTTATATCAATGGACAGTGGCTCGATGCGGACAACAAAACAACCTTTAAAGTCACCAATCCTGCCAATGGTGAAATCATTGCTAATGTCAGTGATTTGGGCGCGACTGAAACACAACGCGCCATTGAAGCCGCTAACAATGCACTTCCCGCATGGCGGGCATTACCCGCCAAACAGCGCAGCCAAAAGCTCAAACAATGGTTTGAGCTGATTCTGCATCATCAAGATAAATTGGCTGAAATACTGAGCACCGAACAGGGCAAACCCTACGCAGAAGCCATGGGTGAAATTGCTTACGGCGCCAGTTTTATTGAATGGTTTGCAGAAGAAGGTAAACGCACTTATGGTGAAACGCTCCCCTCTCCCATACCGGGACGTCGTCTTGCCACCATTAAGCAACCCATTGGGGTTGTCGCCGCCATTACACCCTGGAATTTTCCCCATGCGATGATCACCCGTAAAGTCGCGCCTGCGCTGGCTGCCGGGTGTACGGTAGTTCTAAAACCTGCGGCTGAAACGCCACTCTCTGCACTGGCACTGGCCGTATTGGCAGAACAAGCAGGACTTCCGGCGGGTGTTCTGAATATTGTCACTGGCATGGACGCCAAAGCAATCGGTGAGGTGCTGACATCAAGCCCGATCGTGCGCAAACTTTCGTTCACCGGCTCTACCCGTGTTGGCAAGTTGTTGATGGCTCAATGTGCCGATACCGTGAAAAAACTCTCCCTCGAACTCGGCGGCAATGCGCCTTTTATTGTGTTTGATGATGCTGATCTTGATGCCGCTGTAGAAGGTGCAATGGCAGTAAAATTCCGTAACAGTGGGCAGACTTGTGTCTGTGCCAACCGTATTCTGGTACAGGAACGTATTTACGATGCTTTTGCTGAACGTCTGGCACACGCCGTAAAACAACTTAACGTCGGGCCGGCAATCGATCCTGCGTCACAACAAGGCCCTCTGATTAATCAAGCGGCGGTAGAGAAAGTACAGGCACACATCAGTGATGCCGTTTCCAACGGCGCCCGGATTCTGGCTGGCGGCACACCGCATGCATTGGGTGGGCTGTTCTTTGAGCCAACAGTCTTGATCGATGTTACCGAAGCCATGCAAGTTGCCCACGAAGAAACCTTCGGCCCTCTGGCGCCCCTGTTAAAATTCGGTGATGAAGCCGAGGCTATCCGTATTGCCAACGACACAGAATTTGGTCTGGCGGCTTATTTCTATTCCCGCGATATCGGGCGAATTTACCGAGTGGCGGAAGCACTCGAAAGTGGCATGGTCGGCATCAATGAAGGTTTGATCTCCAACGAAATTGCACCATTTGGCGGTATCAAACAGTCGGGGCTAGGGCGTGAAGGTTCACGTTACGGTATAGAAGATTACCTGGAAGTGAAATATCTCTGCTTCGGGGGGTTAGACGCTAAAGGGAATGAATCCCCGATGCGATAG
- a CDS encoding sulfite exporter TauE/SafE family protein — MIILSLLFITAALLHGISGIGFPIASTAALSLFMPFKEAVILALWPTLLVNVWSVVSGGKVGIILRKYSLLALFSLLGSFVGAKLLLLVNPAYLQLLMSGIIIFYIINSLCRKNQRLPDNVVVLALFGLVAGIIGGATNAMSPILMMCLLSMSQNHHEIARAANLCFLLGKISQLVVLHQEAFALFSSEYLWVVLILTALSLLSLIIGTRLRTKISPLYFRRFVLIILGGLAGVSAIQSLRVLVLS, encoded by the coding sequence GTGATTATATTATCGTTGCTATTTATCACGGCGGCTTTATTGCACGGTATCAGTGGTATTGGTTTTCCTATTGCCAGTACAGCAGCACTCAGTTTGTTTATGCCATTCAAAGAAGCGGTGATCTTAGCATTATGGCCAACGCTGTTAGTCAATGTCTGGAGTGTCGTTTCTGGCGGTAAAGTGGGTATTATATTACGTAAGTACAGTTTACTGGCCCTGTTTTCTTTGTTGGGTAGCTTTGTCGGCGCCAAACTGTTGCTATTGGTTAATCCAGCCTATTTACAGTTGCTGATGAGCGGTATCATTATTTTTTATATCATCAATAGCCTTTGTCGTAAAAATCAGCGCTTGCCAGATAATGTCGTCGTTTTGGCGTTATTTGGTCTGGTCGCCGGTATTATTGGTGGGGCTACAAATGCAATGTCACCAATATTAATGATGTGTCTATTGTCAATGAGTCAAAATCATCATGAAATTGCACGAGCTGCAAATTTATGTTTTTTACTGGGTAAAATTAGTCAATTAGTCGTGCTACATCAAGAAGCATTTGCACTTTTTTCTTCGGAATACTTGTGGGTAGTCCTTATATTGACTGCGTTATCACTACTGTCTCTCATTATTGGCACACGCCTAAGAACAAAAATCAGTCCATTATATTTTCGCAGGTTTGTTCTCATTATATTAGGCGGGTTAGCGGGAGTATCGGCAATTCAGTCTCTACGCGTTTTAGTGTTATCATAG
- a CDS encoding flavodoxin: MAKIGVFVGTVYGNALAVAENAQQLLEQQGHEVEIFEEATLAQWQEYLQHVVLVVTSTTGQGDLPDNIQPLYTELNDTLGYQPDLRYGVIALGDSSYDTFCGGGRAFDELLQEQEAKRMGEILLIDATEVYEPEAFALDWIEQWGGLL, encoded by the coding sequence ATGGCAAAGATTGGTGTTTTCGTTGGTACTGTTTATGGTAATGCGTTAGCGGTTGCGGAAAACGCGCAACAGCTCCTTGAGCAGCAAGGGCATGAGGTTGAGATTTTTGAAGAGGCGACCTTAGCGCAATGGCAAGAATATTTGCAGCATGTTGTTCTGGTGGTGACGTCGACAACGGGGCAGGGGGATTTGCCTGACAATATCCAGCCGCTCTATACAGAATTGAATGATACGTTGGGCTATCAGCCTGATTTACGCTATGGTGTGATCGCGCTAGGTGATAGCAGTTATGACACTTTCTGTGGTGGTGGCCGGGCTTTTGATGAGCTGTTACAGGAACAGGAAGCAAAACGAATGGGTGAGATCTTGTTGATTGATGCCACTGAGGTGTATGAGCCTGAAGCTTTTGCCCTGGACTGGATTGAACAGTGGGGAGGATTGTTATAA
- the truC gene encoding tRNA pseudouridine(65) synthase TruC: MLDIIYQDEHLVAVNKPAGWLVHRSWLDRHETVFVMQTLRDQIGQHVFPVHRLDRPTSGVLLMALSSQVARTLSQQFECHNIQKTYHAVVRGYVEGNDIIDYALMEQLDKIADKFADTQREAQSAVTAYRSLAKVECPVAIGRYPTSRFSLLELMPKTGRKHQLRRHMSHIRHPIIGDTTHGDLRQNRGVAKYYQTSRLMLHASHLQLRHPVTGVDLFLTARWEPSWQHLLEQFGWQGIVPDLECLTIHQ; the protein is encoded by the coding sequence ATGCTGGATATTATTTATCAGGATGAACATCTTGTTGCAGTTAATAAGCCAGCCGGATGGTTAGTTCACCGTAGCTGGCTGGATCGCCATGAAACCGTGTTTGTGATGCAAACCCTGCGTGATCAAATTGGGCAACATGTTTTCCCTGTCCATCGTCTGGACAGGCCAACCTCCGGTGTTTTATTAATGGCACTTTCAAGTCAAGTCGCCAGAACACTTTCCCAACAGTTTGAATGCCACAATATACAAAAAACCTATCACGCAGTGGTTAGGGGTTATGTCGAAGGTAATGATATTATCGACTACGCCTTAATGGAGCAGTTGGATAAAATTGCAGACAAATTTGCGGATACCCAGCGAGAAGCGCAATCAGCTGTGACGGCTTACCGTTCATTGGCAAAAGTAGAGTGTCCGGTTGCAATAGGGCGTTATCCAACATCCCGTTTCAGTCTTTTGGAATTGATGCCAAAAACCGGTCGTAAGCATCAATTACGCAGACATATGTCACATATTCGACACCCGATTATTGGGGATACCACCCACGGTGATTTGCGACAAAACCGAGGTGTGGCTAAATATTATCAGACAAGCAGGTTAATGTTACATGCCAGCCACCTTCAACTCAGGCATCCTGTGACCGGTGTCGATCTGTTTCTGACGGCTCGGTGGGAACCATCATGGCAGCATTTACTTGAACAATTTGGCTGGCAGGGTATTGTGCCTGATCTGGAATGTCTGACTATTCATCAGTGA
- a CDS encoding YqcC family protein has product MSIEKQILHKLQLIEATMKAVGIWQHYPPKPEAFESTEPFSIDTMSAEVWLQWVLIPRMRALIEQKASLPTAFTIAPYFEEVYKEETERYLPLLDHLRTLDSLFAQDV; this is encoded by the coding sequence ATGAGTATCGAGAAACAAATTCTACATAAATTACAGTTAATTGAAGCTACCATGAAGGCGGTAGGGATATGGCAACATTATCCACCTAAACCGGAGGCCTTTGAGAGTACCGAACCTTTTTCCATTGATACCATGTCGGCGGAAGTGTGGTTGCAGTGGGTGTTAATCCCCAGAATGCGCGCTTTGATAGAGCAAAAAGCCAGTTTACCGACGGCGTTTACGATTGCCCCGTATTTTGAAGAAGTTTATAAAGAAGAAACAGAGCGCTATTTACCTTTGCTTGACCATTTACGCACATTAGACAGTCTGTTTGCACAGGATGTTTGA
- the syd gene encoding SecY-interacting protein, producing MTFNVTEALADFTRRYVELWQEKTRFPPASSELYGVPSPCIERTGDGVVHWLPRPFSPQEKLRQVETALDIRLQESIHDYYTMQLAGDMVAHFGEQNLSLIQVWSEDDFIRLQENLIGHLVTQKRLKLSPTVFIGTTESEMGLISVCNLTGQVILEQFGRHDRTTLSEDLASFLSALTPVMVS from the coding sequence ATGACCTTTAATGTGACCGAAGCCCTCGCTGATTTTACCCGCCGTTATGTTGAGCTGTGGCAAGAGAAAACGAGATTTCCCCCTGCCAGCAGTGAGCTATATGGTGTCCCTTCGCCCTGTATTGAACGTACGGGTGATGGTGTGGTGCATTGGTTACCTCGCCCATTCTCGCCTCAGGAGAAACTAAGACAGGTAGAGACTGCATTGGACATTCGTTTACAGGAATCTATTCATGATTACTATACGATGCAGTTAGCGGGTGATATGGTTGCCCATTTTGGGGAGCAAAACCTGAGTCTGATTCAGGTATGGAGTGAAGATGATTTTATCCGGTTACAGGAAAATCTCATTGGTCATCTTGTCACACAGAAACGTTTAAAACTTTCACCTACCGTATTTATTGGTACAACTGAGTCAGAAATGGGATTGATTTCTGTCTGTAATTTGACGGGGCAGGTGATCCTTGAACAGTTTGGTCGCCATGATCGAACCACGTTATCCGAAGATTTAGCCAGTTTTCTTTCCGCGCTGACGCCGGTCATGGTCAGTTGA